Within Wyeomyia smithii strain HCP4-BCI-WySm-NY-G18 chromosome 2, ASM2978416v1, whole genome shotgun sequence, the genomic segment taattcgatttttattctgaagtgttcgaagtttaaaTCAAAACGGTATATCCATTTCAAACTTCTTTCCAAGGTGCGAAGAGAAGCTTTTcagcattttttaaaattttttaaatgaattattcaaaagaaaaaaaaatatacaagcaAACAATATTGCGGAGAGCTAGACATGAGAATTGATCCTGCCTGCTGACCTTACTGAACTCCATTTTCAATCGCCGTATTACTGAGAAGCTTCTCTCCGCCCCTTGAGAATATGTTTGAAATATATATGTTTGAAAAGTGAATAtgtttgaaaagtgaccagacgtCCCCCGTTTCGCGGAACAGTCCTGCGTTTGAACAAATTGTCCCGCTTAGAAATACGTCTCGCGAAATGTCCTACGTTCATCAAAAGTGTCCCGCACGCTTTTGAAATATCCCGCGGTTTCAACAAAATAATACTAACGGATGTTACTTTCACTGGGATAACATTCTGACAAGCATCATTCTACTCATTATTGCGTCTCTTTACGTCTATAACCGCCAAAGAAAAGGTGGTACGGTAACCAGAGGTATTCGGCAGCTtcgaatgtttttattgtacGGTCAGTTTTTTAAGCGATtgctttcttcaaaaactcaaaaatggtacaagatatcgacttcgttccaatcacgttttccaTTTTAGGACAAAGATTTCAAAAATGAACTACAATTTTTGgtttaaatactgaaaatttgtaTTATTGTATTTTGGTCTTTAGACTGACCAGTGACCACCACCATATTCAATTAACAGTTCGCACGTTTTGGGACAGTTTTCTACGTTATTTTTTCAACTCAGTTTAGTATTTGgaacgtatccccgcgtaaagaAACCAGACTGTGTTTACTGtactttaaatttcaaatacaatATTGGTGCACTTGAAATGGAACACCAACATTACAATGTTACCATTAATTTAGATAAATGTTACGTTTGATAACCTTGAAATGTGCATAATTAATAACAATCGCAACGTAACAATTACATTACCAAAAGgatatttcgatacattacaagTAAAGCATTTTTGTTACATTGCATGTACGTTAAATACTGTTACATAACAATGTTACCATTTTTTTAGTAACAGTTATGTTGTAATTACATAACTTTGTAACGTAGCAATGTTACTTCTGTGTTACAGAACAGCAACATTGTGTTACATTCAATGTTGACCGGGTAGTTATGATGAACGATTGCAGATTTAATTCTAGAAAAGCAAGAGGAATAAGTTGAAATTATGACTAGGTCAAATAAATccaaaatatatcttcaaatcAATTCAAGATTCATTGAGTAACCTTTATTAAGTTACTAATTATAATTGTAACCCAGAACTTGAAAAATCTTAGGTATTCAAATTTcctttattaaatatttttggcgACACTGGCAAGCGTCTTGCCggaaaattaaaatgttttatgAGGGCTATTTTGAgcgaaaagaagaataactagaagccacttgtcacgtcctgtcctagctAGCAATATGTAACCAGATATTTGCCGTGTCAAATAGACTATTTATTATTGATTAAAAGAAATATAATTAGATAGCGCTACAATCGACAGTCATCTAGCCCCCTCGGAAGGTCAGTACGCAGAGCATATCGATAAAGGAGAACATTCAACACGCAGCCACCTTTTTCAAAAGGAATTGTCATCGcgcatttcttcattcttgccTCATTCGCCGCTGGTTCACGCACACCAACACAGCAAATCTTCGCGCGTGTCATCTTTCCCTAGCGGCGAGCAAAATTCAACTCCTTTTCCATTTTCATTCGTGTTCGGCGGTGGGCTGCTGCGTGACAGTGCCCTACGTGTGTGACACAAAATCCTATTTTTCTACACTATTCAATCGAATTTAGTAACCTGCATCGTTTGCCAATCGCCATTAGTGAACAATTGCAACATAAAGtgagaaaaagtgaaaaattttgCCAGTTCGACAACGTACCGATAGGCGAAAGAGAAAGTAATGGCTGGAAAAACGAACGAAGAAGTTGAGGTAAGTGGTTTCCACTTTTGGAATGGCACGAGTGGTTCAATCCCGCTAGCTCCCATTTCCTCGAATGGCATGTGAATCCCTGCCGGAACTGGAATCTGTAATTTCCTATTGGAAAATAATCATCCTttgcaacgaattgtttcaataGCATGACTAGATAGTTCCCGAAGGCCGAAATTGACCGTGTCCTGTTCTGCAAGCTTTTGCATAATGTGCTCCGTCGGTGCAACCATATTGAATCATTTGTGGAACGAGTGCTATTTCATTCCTTTTGCACTTTCTGGTAGTCGTTCGTTTTGACAGTGTTGCCAGAAACATTAGTAATAATGCAAACGTGATATTTCTGCGAGATCAAAAAgcttgcaataaaaaaaaatatatccctCAACTTCCGTATTTATGTTTCCGTTTTCTTCTAtgctaaaaatttaatttaaagttTTATTGCGTTAGCCGTGTCAACATACAATACTTGTAATGATAACAGGTTATAGCATCACAGCAACCTATGGAAGAGTTCGATAAATTTTCTTATCATTCAAATTATGGCCGGTGATCGACGACGTTGACGTAAAATAGCAAAAAACAGTCATTCTGGAGCACTCAAAAATTCCGAAACTCTTTCACTTAATCTGCACTATTCTGAGCCGTTAATTTGTTGCGCAGCCAAATTCTTTTTCAAATACCGTATTACCCTTCAAGTATGATGCTTTACAGAAATCGGTTCCGGAAGCATCAACTGCACCCAAGTTACTATGATTACAGTCAAATCCGACCGCCCATGGATGATTGTTATTACGATTATGTAGTCAACGGATTCCGTTTTGCACAAAAACTGACTAATAAAATTGTATCTTTCAGAAGCAAGAAGAAAGTACCGAGCAGAACCATGCCGATCAAAATGCCGTTGTAGATCCGGAGTGTTTGATCAAACATCCGCTACAGTTCACCTGGACTCTCTGGTATCTGGAACCGGACCGTACGAAAACATGGGAGGAAACACTGAATGAAGTGACCAGTTTTTCAACAGTAGAGGACTTCTGGAGTTTGTACAATCACATCAAAGGCCCGACCGACATCAAGGTGGGCAGCGATTACTGCCTATTTAAGGCCGGCATCCGTCCGATGTGGGAAGACGAGAGCAACAAGCGGGGCGGTCGGTGGATGGTCAATGTGCCGCGACAACAACGCCAGGAGCTGGACAAATATTGGCTTGATACGGTGAGTTGTTGTCTGGTTAATCCGATCAAAGAATAACGTTTAGTTGGTGCGTTTCAGATTCTGTGTTTAATCGGGGAAGCATTCGAAAATCCGGAAGAAATTTGCGGAGCAGTTATCAATGTACGACAAAAAGCAGATAAAATTGGTAAGTATAGCAAATATATCcctattcaaaaatataattgatgCCGAGAGATCAAGTTTCACGAaacataataataatttttttagtcCAAGAAAAGCGTGGGTAAAGGCAATATTTTGGAAACTGTCTTGGACTCAATCAACACCAGTGTTATTTTCAAGAGAATAATAGGttgctttttttcttgttgcGACTTTCATACGTAAAGACCGATTTAAATCGGTTGGAAAATGCTATAAATACTCATATTTCAAATGAGCTGAATAAAACGGCATTCAAACGTTCAAATAGAACTAACGAAAACGGGAATACAATTCTTTGATACTTTTGTACGAATTTAACAATCATAAACATGAATAGGACTGGTTGTCCGACTTTTCCAAGAAAaccattccccagaaaataaagtgTCGAAGGATTTTCCCCAGAATGAACCATTCTCCAGAATACCAAATCCCAGAATATACTAGTTACCAGAATTCTAAACCCCTGAAAGTACTAGTTACCAGAAAACCGTTTCCCAGAATGCaccaatgcccagaaaactattcTCCAGCATCACCGTAACCAGAATtctgaattgactgtttatcgatgactgcagcccaaACCGGGAAGCGTATGAACCCGGGCGCGGCGGGCGAGCGAGCGCACCGCACGCCCGCGTGAGGCGGACGAACGGGCGGCCCACACCACCACACGGCCGGACGCCCCGGAGTGCGTTGAGGCAGAAGCGCCGGCAGGCCCACGGAGCGACACGAAGCAGGAGCACGACCGCAGACCCGCGACCCGGCAGCCCCGTAGCACGAGTCAtcccagtcttcagagccaatccttatcccgcagttacggatctaatttgccgacttcccttacctacactgatctatcgactagagactctaaaccttggagacctgctgcggattcggtacaagctgttgagagtttgcgtgccccagtcttcgattttcaaggtccaagaagagaatatcgacacagcaatttaataccatgctctactagcctgtccaaccatatctctctatgaaagacttccatggctagtatgactgttaaacagaaaagaaaactcttccgatatctcttgttggcttctcggaagaaaggattcatgttgccatgattacaaaggcgctaccgtttccggtgtgcacgccaatgcaaacgtatactcaacaggcTCCGGCTGTTGCATCAACCCAGGTAAACGAACGAACTTCTACAGAGGTAATTTCAGCAGGGGGGGCTGCCCCCCATGTGAACTAGATTAACCGAATTAAGATAAGAAGGGGTATTTaagatttttggtcaaaaagcCCTAGAAATCAATTCGCTACTGTGTTTTTGTGGTCAAATTGTGATGTTCATTCAGCCATAAACGATTACTGAAAGCTCTCTGATTTTATGACTATGGCCTGGTGTCAAGCGCTTACTTGTTTATTACATAAAAGAACAAATGTATTAGTTGACAATAAGTTGATTCAAATGATAAAATCGTTATACATTTCAGATATACAAAAACTCAGtttttaaaagattttccatgttaaaaaaataaaaatgcatatttcttcgtttttggataacagttttctggaaaacggtattttctgggcattggttcattcctgataataactttctggggattagtactttctgggtaacagttttctggtgattggtacattctgggattttgttttctggggaAAGAGCTTCGGCgttttattttctggggaatagttttcgaggaattgttatacaatcAATAGGACTAAGGCTAAGACTAAGGAAAACACTGAATAATCATAACTACTGTTACTGGCTATTCGCAAAATATGCCAATTATTAGCGATGAATAACGAAAAGAGTAACGGTACTAGGTACAAGATTCTTATCATCATACTATCTCAGTGGCAATTGTAAGTTTATCGCATCTAGCAAAAAATGCCTTAATTAATACGGTCATAGAACACTCTTGATCCTAAAGAAATGGCGACTCTTATTCGAGCCTCAACGAAAAAGTAAACTCTTGAGTAAACTAGACACGGATCTAGTAAGAAAGAACGGTAGAAAATGATAGGCAATAGTTGCAATATTCTCGAGCAGACTTAGCTGCGGAGACGTGGTTTTCATGACTAGGGAACATTGAAAACAGTATCTTGCAGTAATGTTAAAGAGGGTTTGTTTCAAATTACAGATAACTTTAACGGTTTCTTCGTTTGTTATGATGAAGAAACTAGCACTGAATACTAGAATTAATCAGCAATCGGCAATGGTTCAGCTGTAGCAATGCTGTCAAGTGCAGTGCACAAGATTCGTACTCATGCTCTTTCTATTCTCCCATTGCAGCGATCTGGACGGCCAACTACGGCAATCGCGAAGCAATTTTGTCCATTGGACGCATCTACAAGGAACGATTAGGAATGAAACATCCGATCATGTACCATCTACACAAGGACACGATGATTAAATCCGGTTCAAGTGTCAAAGCAGTTTACACAATGTAGATCAGGGCCGCCACCGGTTGGTGTTCTCCAGTAATCGTTGATTTTACTATATTATTTTGCTCTACCCTCAAACCCCTGCCACCAGCAAATTGTATCACGAAAACTCGCCTGCAAGCTTGGGCTGTTCTTCTCCTCTTGCTAATGAAAAAAACAACTTATCGGTTCTTAATAGGATTTCCGAGTTGAACTCCTAACAAAAACACACGTATTTATATTCAATTCTAACGTTAAATAAATGAATTTATTCGATACGCATTAACAAATCAGTAGAGCCTTGGTGGGTGGGGTTTCGTGGAAAAACCTACCATCAGGGACGACGATTAGGGCTTGTGGGAAAAAAGAATTTCGAAaacgacgaaaaaaaaacaaaaccgctTTAGTTATGTGAGAGACTACTTTCACTTTTGTTTAATGGATTTGTTAGAATCGAGGAAATAACGACCACACGCATATTTGGGTTGTAAAACAACGCAACAGACCAAGCAGCTGGGTCTTGTGCTTATTTCCTTTCATAGAATAGAGAAACCATTTGTTACTGCATCAAGCAGCAATATATTGAATTCAACCAGAAACAGTTTAAAATTATTGATTATTAATTATAATGGATTATCAACTAATAATTTACAATAATGATAGTTATCTAtggcttatttttttattataaacgAAAGTGAATGATTGTGTGAAAGCACTCATTATACTTGCTTTTCTAGAACGAAGTGTGTCTgcattcaaattaaaaagaaaCCCCCGCCATCAGCTCGTCATTTTATCTACCTTACGTTTCAGATCTTTTCTTCTAATGTTAATCAACGCTTCTCCGAGCAGAAGTAAAAATGCTTGCTCACTTGAACAATTTCTCTCAGCTTCTTCCAGAACGTCGCTAATTCTTTCCTTTACATCTCGTGGACGACGTTCCTCTATTGCAAATAAGCTTGCGGAATTGAGCTGTAATTGACGGCCTAAGGCATTCCAATCACGACCTATTTCGTTGACCAACAGCTGATGAATCTCACAACGATATCTGGAGAAGTTTTTGGCTTCACCATGGGATTCATGTTTTGGCTCTGATATAATTGACTCCGGATCGCCTAGCTTAGCTTGTTCGATTTCTTTCTCCAACAATGTTCTTCGATCACGATGACGGAGATCTGAAAATGAGAATatcgtaaaataaaaatcttcacTCAGGTCCTATATGTACGCGCTCACCTTCTAGATACAACCGTTTAATAGAAGCGTAGTGTTGCTTTAACAAAGATCTATAATTTTCCAACTGCTTAGTATATTTTGTGTCCCCAATAGTTTTATCCATAACTATTAGAGGCTCAACCTTTATCATGCTTAAAAGGTTTCGTATTTCCAGCAGTCGAAATAAGTCGATCAACCGATGGACACGGCAGAGCTTTCGCGTTGAATTTACTTCAGCTTTTACGGCATCTTTACACCTTTGCAATTGGCTTGGGCCAATGTTACAATGATCAGCGACAGTTTTCAGGTTCACGTAATCGTTACACAACTGCTTGTAAATCGTGAGATCCCTCGTGATCGATGTGGCCATCTTCTAGGATTTTGAATTGTGCTTCCGTTTCCTGCGCCGATTCCTGTTGGATTTGCGAATAAGTTGAAagaaaaaagattaaaaaaatgaacGCAGCCGCCTATGACAAGCTTACCCAATGGATGGTTTGTTTCCCGGATAACTACATTGAGCccaatgaggtatacaaagGTAAGGtagaagaagacatttgtctgtattagtaaTGAAAAAAGGGTAAATAGAAGCACGTGTTGGGGTtgtgacgtagaactccaaaaacaagaaaatgccATTTAGAATTGTGTTCCGCTTTGTTTGACGATGCAGGCAGGCATTctcagccgtaaactgtcataacttgtaaaaatttattgaaaaaaaagtacCGAACAGTGAATTTTGggcattgttttttgacttctatgtcatcactgttaacaaaaaagaagccctttaaacccgagactcaaaccatctccgtacctttctatggtgcttattacgggagtcacttcacggtgaaatatatttcactttcacgctcacttcactttttgagacctattcccgattccacctcaagtgaggtgacaaaaatcacctccgtggagtgaaattggcagtgaagtgaaaacgagaataggacaagtgaaatgagcgagtttctcagctcaaaaatttctaagtcccggaaagtcgattgagctgaaattttgtaagaggacatttttcgacaagaggaaacttttgagccctaccgctaaacgaaattcgaaggtcaatttttcccttacgttccattggccgcagctcaaaaatttgtaagtcccagagagccgatttttttcaagaaaaaaagattcgccttgttactggaaaataaatcccataCATATTACcgctagatcacaaatcaatcgatttttaaacttccctatattcgtgaaatcatttcaccgttcaaaatggtcgtgaaataattccacgcgaaacgtcgctttttccgttttcacttcacttATATGACACTCagaataacccagattccaagGCAGATGTCACTTAGCGACATTTTTCTCACAtgcgtgagtcccgtaataggacttcattcacttcactctgatttcacagtgaagtgactcccgtaataagcaccatataCCATTGCATTGAGCCTCTTTTAACAGTCAGCAGCAAAAGGCAACCCGATCAACCACTCTTTAAGTTTCTTTATGCAGCGAAAACAATCGCTATCGATTGGTTTTGAACCCATATCGATTAATCTCAATTGTTATCGTTTCATAAGGGTGCATAAAGAGTGGTTGATCGGAAATCATGTGTCTGTacaccagcgttgccaggtcatttttttaaaaatctggaaaaggcaaaaacaaaatctgtaaaaaatctggaagtcatttcgtggggtgaaaggtaaattcttcggataaaagtcttgaggtacgtaaaatttgaggtgacaaaattgcaaaatttcgcaccaaatttgaagtgatgacctttttgcggaacagagaaaataaaatctggatcattcatgaaaactctggataattggacaccaaatctgtctacctgcatacatgttcaaaaatctggatacctggcaacgctgctgtACACTGAAACAAACGCATAAAGGAATTTGGCTGTAAACACGTTTACCTCTACATGCTCATTTTtcgttactctaaagtgagttagatatcacccatttttgaaaaagtggaggtaccctaattagaatacttttacggttactcacttctgagtaagggcgtcatacgcCAAAAACTAAGTAGAATCTACgctgtttatgcaaaccagaaattaacgaaaatgagtacaaatTACCCAGTTTGCCCAAATTAGGGAATTTGATGATATCTGGGTTTTGTAAATCTgattcaataaataaaataaattcagaagaatcaaaaacatagatttattttttatcgaaaCATTATAAATGTTTTAAACCTTTTCCGTGTCTTTATTGAACgcggcaaccaaccggttcacagttgcccgtgaactgtggctcaCATTTCTGTACAGTACGCACGCCAGAGAACccgtcatcatccgtcaccaaacactgcAAAGCGCtgtacatcaatacaaatgttcTCGTttattatcacgaataaaagcccgGCTTTAAACGGCATCGCAGAAC encodes:
- the LOC129724197 gene encoding fas-associated death domain protein; translation: MATSITRDLTIYKQLCNDYVNLKTVADHCNIGPSQLQRCKDAVKAEVNSTRKLCRVHRLIDLFRLLEIRNLLSMIKVEPLIVMDKTIGDTKYTKQLENYRSLLKQHYASIKRLYLEDLRHRDRRTLLEKEIEQAKLGDPESIISEPKHESHGEAKNFSRYRCEIHQLLVNEIGRDWNALGRQLQLNSASLFAIEERRPRDVKERISDVLEEAERNCSSEQAFLLLLGEALINIRRKDLKRKVDKMTS
- the LOC129724198 gene encoding eukaryotic translation initiation factor 4E1-like isoform X3 yields the protein MAGKTNEEVEQEESTEQNHADQNAVVDPECLIKHPLQFTWTLWYLEPDRTKTWEETLNEVTSFSTVEDFWSLYNHIKGPTDIKVGSDYCLFKAGIRPMWEDESNKRGGRWMVNVPRQQRQELDKYWLDTILCLIGEAFENPEEICGAVINVRQKADKIAIWTANYGNREAILSIGRIYKERLGMKHPIMYHLHKDTMIKSGSSVKAVYTM
- the LOC129724198 gene encoding eukaryotic translation initiation factor 4E1-like isoform X2, coding for MAGKTNEEVEKQEESTEQNHADQNAVVDPECLIKHPLQFTWTLWYLEPDRTKTWEETLNEVTSFSTVEDFWSLYNHIKGPTDIKVGSDYCLFKAGIRPMWEDESNKRGGRWMVNVPRQQRQELDKYWLDTILCLIGEAFENPEEICGAVINVRQKADKIAIWTANYGNREAILSIGRIYKERLGMKHPIMYHLHKDTMIKSGSSVKAVYTM
- the LOC129724198 gene encoding eukaryotic translation initiation factor 4E1-like isoform X1, translating into MMLYRNRFRKHQLHPSYYDYSQIRPPMDDCYYDYKQEESTEQNHADQNAVVDPECLIKHPLQFTWTLWYLEPDRTKTWEETLNEVTSFSTVEDFWSLYNHIKGPTDIKVGSDYCLFKAGIRPMWEDESNKRGGRWMVNVPRQQRQELDKYWLDTILCLIGEAFENPEEICGAVINVRQKADKIAIWTANYGNREAILSIGRIYKERLGMKHPIMYHLHKDTMIKSGSSVKAVYTM